In the Fibrobacter sp. UWB4 genome, TTTTGCGGAAAGCCGGCAGAACAAGTCGAAAAGATGATCACCGGTGCCGGTGCGTATATTTGCAGTGATTGCATACGCATGTGCAGCCGCATTCTTGAAGAAGACTTGGCTCGTACGAAACAGGAACAGGAAGCGAAGGAAATTTCTTCGAAGCCGCTCCCGCTCCCGACCGAAATCAAGGCGCACCTGGACGATTTTGTCATTGGACAGGACCGTGCAAAGATGGCGCTCTCTGTGGCGGTTTACAACCATTATAAACGCTTGCGTTACAAGCAGACGCACAAGTCCAAGGACGATGTCGATGTCGAAAAGTCGAACTTGCTCTTGGTCGGCCCGACTGGTTCGGGTAAGACGCTCTTGGCGCAGACGATGGCCCGCTTTTTGGACGTGCCGTTCACGATCGCCGATGCGACGGTCTTGACCGAAGCAGGTTACGTGGGCGAAGACGTCGATAGCATTATCGTGCGCTTGTTGCAGGCTGCCGATTATGATGTGGCCAAAGCTGAACGCGGCATTATCTTTATCGATGAAATCGACAAGATTGCTCGTAAGACCGCTAACCCCTCCATCACGCGTGACGTGAGCGGTGAAGGTGTGCAGCAGGGCCTCTTGAAGCTTTTGGAAGGTACGGTTGCGTCCGTGCCTCCGAAGGGTGGCCGTAAGCATCCGGAACAGCCGCTTGTGCAGGTGAACACGAGAAACATCCTGTTCATTTGCGGTGGCGCCTTTGAAACCTTGGACAAGATTATTTCCCAGCGCGTGAACCAGGGTGGCATGGGCTTTGGTGCCGATATCCACACGGCAAGCGAAAACAGCTTGAGCGAACTCTTCAAGCAGCTCGAACCGGAAGACTTGATCAAGTTCGGCCTTATCCCGGAAATTGTCGGTCGTTTGCCGATTGCCGTTGCGCTCGAAGAACTCGACGAGACGGCTCTCCTCAACATCTTGACGAAACCGAAGAACGCTCTCGTGAAACAGTACAAGAGCTTGTTTGCAATGGACAACATCAAGCTCGAATTCGAAGACGAAGCCCTCAAGGAAATCGTCCGCGAGACAATGACCCGCAAGACGGGTGCTCGTGGCCTCCGTTCCGTGATGGAACGTGTGCTGCAGCAGGCGATGTTCAAGATGCCTGGCTCTGGCGAAAAGAAGTTCACCGTGACCGTCGAAATGGTGAAGGAAGGCCTCAAGCATAACAAGAAAAAGTCTTAGTTGCTGCTTGTGCCGCAAATTTTAGCAGTTGCCGAAAAACGGTGACTGCTTTTTTGTTCCCTCACCTTTCAAAATACTATCTTTGTAGTATATGGCTTTTGACTTTAATAAAACGTACCCGTTGCTCCCTCTGAGGGACGCTGTTGTATTTCCGCTGACGACTAGACGCATTTTGGTGGGCCGCGAGATGTCGCTCCGCGCCCTGGAATTTGCCGAGAATCATAACAACGAAATTATCCTGGTTGCACAGAAGAACGTGGAACAGGAAACGCTCGACAACCCGATGCTCGACCTTTACTCGGTGGGCGTGGTTGCCCGCGTGGCGAATGTGACGCCGTTCCCGAATGGCTGCGTGAAGGTCGTGCTGGAAGGCGATTCCATAGTGGTTCTTCGTTCGATTGCCTTGCGTGACGGATTTTTGCAGGTGATGGTTTCGCCGAGGGAACATTTTATCAAGGCCGAAGACAAGAGCGAAAAGTTTGAAGACGTGCTGAACATGTTCCGCGAATATGCCATGCACAGGAACATTGCTGATGGCATGGTCGAAGCGCTCTTTACGATGGATAGCCACATCAACGCGTTTTACGGGATGATCCCGTTCCTCTCGATTTCGCTTTCCGAGAAGCAGGCGCTTTTGGAACTCGAAACGATTGATGCTCTTGCGGAACGTTTGATCAGCCTGATGCAGGTTGCGCAGGAAAACGAGAACGTGATGATTCGCGTTCAGCAGAATGTACGCCAGAAGATGGCCCAGCAGCAGAAGGAATGGTTTATCTCGGAGCAGATTCGCCAGTTGCAGGATGAGCTGGATGGCGAAAATGGCGGTGCATCAGAACCGGACCAGTTGCTCAAGAAAATCAAGGCCAAGAAGTTTAGCCAGGCGATTGAAGAAAAGCTCGAAGAAGAAATCGGGCGCATGCGCATGATGCAGCCGACTTCCCCGGAATACGCGGTGAGCCGCAATTACGTGGACTGGTTCCTCTCGCTCCCGTATGGCGTTTACACTGATACCGTTTTGAACATGAAGAAGGTGAAGGCGGAACTCGATTCCAAGCACTTTGGCCTCGACAAGGTCAAGGAACGCATCATGGAATACGTGGCCGTGCTGAAGCTTACCGGTACGGAACGTCGTGCTCCGATCCTTTGCCTTGTGGGTCCTCCGGGCGTTGGCAAGACGACTCTCGTGGAATCGATTGCAACAGCGATGCAACGTAACTTTGTCCGCATTACGCTTGGTGGCGTACGTGACGAAGCTGAAATCCGTGGTCACCGCCGCACTTACATTGGTGCGATGCCTGGCCGATTCATTCACGCTTTGCGCCGTGCAAAGTGCATGAACCCGGTGATTTTGCTTGATGAAATCGACAAGATGGCAAGCGATTTTAGAGGCGACCCTGCAAGCGCCATGCTTGAAGTTTTGGACCCGGAACAGAATCACGACTTTACTGACCACTTCATGGAAGTGGGTCTCGACCTCTCCCGTGTGCTCTTTATTGCGACGGCAAACAGCGAAGGCGAAATCCCGGAAGCTCTGCGCGACCGTATGGAAGTGGTGCGTCTGCCGGGCTACTATCCGCATGAGAAGTTGCAGATTGCGGGCAAGTACTTGCTCCCGCGCATTTGTGAACGCACGGGCGTGAAGCTTGGCGAACAGGTGAGCTTTAGCGACGAGATGATTAACGCTGTGATGCGCGGCTGGACTCGCGAAGCGGGCGTTCGTGAACTCGAACGCGTGCTTGAAAGTGCTGTGCGCCATCGTGCAAAAGACATTGTGATGGGCAAGAAGATCAAGCCGGAAGTGACGGCGAAGGTGCTTCAGGATTACCTCGGTGCTCCGAGATTCTTGGACAACCAGCTGCCGGAACCGGGCCGCCCGGGTGTTGTGACGGGCCTTGCCTGGACAAGTGTCGGTGGCGAAATTTTGCCTATTGAATGCATGCTCTTGAGCGGCAAGGGCCAGCTGATTTTGACGGGTAAGCTTGGCGACGTGATGAAGGAATCGGCGCAGATTGCCGTTTCGCTTGTTCGTGAACGCTTGCAGCGCTTTGGCATTGACCCCGCGATTGTGCGTAAGACGGATATCCATATTCACGTGCCGGAAGGTGCCGTGCCGAAGGATGGACCTTCTGCAGGTATCGCGCTGACGCTCTGCCTCTTGAGTGCATTTACGAAGCAGCCGATTTCACCGGATATCGCGTTTACGGGTGAAGTGAGCCTTACGGGCGCCTGCCTCCCGATTGGCGGCTTGAACGAAAAGGCGCTTGCAGCACTTGCTGCTGGTGTGAAGACGCTCCACTTGCCGGAAGGCAACAAGAAGGACGTGGCTGAACTCCCGGAACCGGCAAAGAAGGGCCTCAAGATTTACCCGCACAAGCACATTGATGAAATCGTGAAGATTTTGTTCAAAATGCCGAAGGCGGCGAAAACCGCGAAGAAAGCGTAATTAAAAGTGCCCGCCACAGTGATGTGCGCGGGCCTTTTTGCTATTTCCCTTTTTCTTTGGCGTAGGCAGAAGCCTTGTCAACAAAGGTTTGCAGATCCATTTTGTCGAAATGTTCACGTTGCCATTTGGTATAGTCAAATCGTTCTCTTTGGACCGCTGCTATAAAATACTCAGTGTCAACGACCCCAAGTTCACGGATGAGGCATTCCATTCCTCTGGAAAGCAATTCGATTGTTGCTGGTGGAGTGATTTCAGTTATCATTTTCAGCACCTCCGCTTATTAGATTAAGGAACTCTATGGGGTTGATCAATTTTATTGAATTACTTTTATATTTAAGCATCCGCTTGTCCGTACTTAAAAGATAATCACAATTCATTAATTCTGCACAGGCAATGTGACAAGCGTCTTTCATTTTTACCCCTGTTGTCATGATTTTCTTGGCATTTATGGCGATTACATCTGATTTGTCGCTTCCTACATAATCGAAAACATTATCATTCAAAAATTTTGTTATAGCAGATTTTCTGTCTGTGTACGGATTACAAGAATTTTCGTAATCAAGAATAAATGATGAAGCCAATTGCAATTTTTGTGCTTTTGCAAGAGATTGTATTTGCATTTTAGCTTGTGCTTCAATGGAAATGGTCAAATGGCTTTGGTCGTCATAAGGCCGGTTGTAGCAGCAGTTGTCTAGATATATTTTCATATCCTTTAGATTATATAGTTGATTAAATTGAATCGGAGTGTCGATTCATCTAGCAAACGATATAGCAAAGGATTTAGGAAAAGATATAAGAAAGGATATAGCAAAATCCAGTATGTTGATACTGGTACTTTGTAATTTATAAAATCTTTTTGAGAAGAGTAGTATATTAACTGGCGAATAAATTTTTTAATATTAGGCCGAAAAGGATTTATTATCTTTTAACTGAAAAACATAATCACTAATCACTGTCTACTTCCAACTTCCTACTGTCTACTAAAATTATGGAATTCACACTTGATGAAATGCGCGAGCACCTTGCAGCTCTCGAAGCAAGGATTGGCGAGGCTTGCAAGATTGCGGGCCGCAGCCGTGAATCGGTTAAGCTTGTGTGGGTGAGCAAGTTCCACCCGGCAGAAGCTGTGGAAAATGCGATTGCTTTAGGTGCGACGGACTTTGGCGAGAACCGTGTACAAGAAGCGGAACTCAAGTTCTCTGAACCGCGTACGGCAAAGGACGGAAGCCGTGTACGTTGCCATGTGATTGGCCCTGTGCAAAGTAACAAGCTCAAGAAGGCGGCGCTTGTGGCCGACTGCATCCATTCCATTGCAAGCATTGAAGCGGTGGAAAAGCTTGAAAAGGTCTGTGCGGCAGCTGCAAATGGTCAGGGAAAAATTCTCGACATTTTATTCCAGGTGAACGCGGGCGAAGAAGAAACGAAGAGCGGCTTGGACGTTCACGAGGCCGAAGCTTTCTTGAACGATCTTGCGGCAAAAGCGGGTGCCGCAGTGGATGGCAAGAGCGAAAACTTCCCGCATTTGCGTTTCCGCGGCCTCATGACGATAGGCAAGAATACGGGTGTTCCTGAAGACAGTCGCGAATGCTTTGCGTTCTTGCGTGGATTGCGCGACAAGTTCCTTGCGAAAGGTGGCGCCTTTGCAAAGTTCGATCAGCTTTCGATGGGCATGACGCTTGATTTGGAAGTCGCCATCGAAGAAGGCTCTACGATGATTCGCGTGGGGACGGCGCTCTTTGGCGAACGCGATTACAGCAAGCCGGTGAACGATCCTGTATAATCTACGCTGTCATGCCCGCCGCTGTGCGGGCATCACCGTTTTGTTGTTGAAAGGGAGATTCCCGCTTTCGCGGGAATGACAGAGTGTACTAATTTATACTTCAATTTCCATGCCGGTGTGCATTTGTTCGACTTTGTCGCCGAGCACATCGTGCAAAATCTCGTAGGCCCCGCAAGGGGCTTTTCTTTTTAGAAATTGAAAGCGAGGGCGATGCCGCCTTGCTCGGTTGGGACGATTCCCATGCTGAATGAGCCGTTGCCTAAGATGTCACCCTTGTAATTGTTGTAAATCTCCACCGCTTTATCTTTTTTAGAGTTGCCGATGCGTTCGACGATTAATGCGGCAACGATGATTACTCCACCAGCAAGTATTTTCATTTTATAGCTGTTGGGTGCTTGATAGCCGGAACCTTCTGCAATTCCATAGCCTAATAGGAATCCACCACCGAATGCCACTCCCCACGAAATATATCTCATCGTATTTCCTGTGTTCCATTTGCTGATGGCTTCTGGAACATTGGCAAGTTCTCTTTCGAAAATATCGCTATTGACTTCTTGACCGTCAATGGTATAATCGGTTGTAAAAAAGCCTCTATCCATGGTTAGCGTGTGTTTTGGGGCCTGTGCAAAGGAAAGAGTGGCGGTGCAGAGGACTAATAAAACTGCGAAAAGATTTTTCATTTATAATACCTTGTTGAAAGACAATCTATATTAAATGATAAATTAGAATAAATAAAAGAATGAATTAGCCTTTTCCTGGAATAATCAATCTGTTTTCGCAGTTTCCGA is a window encoding:
- the clpX gene encoding ATP-dependent Clp protease ATP-binding subunit ClpX, translating into MYRSGKNHPAVSCSFCGKPAEQVEKMITGAGAYICSDCIRMCSRILEEDLARTKQEQEAKEISSKPLPLPTEIKAHLDDFVIGQDRAKMALSVAVYNHYKRLRYKQTHKSKDDVDVEKSNLLLVGPTGSGKTLLAQTMARFLDVPFTIADATVLTEAGYVGEDVDSIIVRLLQAADYDVAKAERGIIFIDEIDKIARKTANPSITRDVSGEGVQQGLLKLLEGTVASVPPKGGRKHPEQPLVQVNTRNILFICGGAFETLDKIISQRVNQGGMGFGADIHTASENSLSELFKQLEPEDLIKFGLIPEIVGRLPIAVALEELDETALLNILTKPKNALVKQYKSLFAMDNIKLEFEDEALKEIVRETMTRKTGARGLRSVMERVLQQAMFKMPGSGEKKFTVTVEMVKEGLKHNKKKS
- the lon gene encoding endopeptidase La, translating into MAFDFNKTYPLLPLRDAVVFPLTTRRILVGREMSLRALEFAENHNNEIILVAQKNVEQETLDNPMLDLYSVGVVARVANVTPFPNGCVKVVLEGDSIVVLRSIALRDGFLQVMVSPREHFIKAEDKSEKFEDVLNMFREYAMHRNIADGMVEALFTMDSHINAFYGMIPFLSISLSEKQALLELETIDALAERLISLMQVAQENENVMIRVQQNVRQKMAQQQKEWFISEQIRQLQDELDGENGGASEPDQLLKKIKAKKFSQAIEEKLEEEIGRMRMMQPTSPEYAVSRNYVDWFLSLPYGVYTDTVLNMKKVKAELDSKHFGLDKVKERIMEYVAVLKLTGTERRAPILCLVGPPGVGKTTLVESIATAMQRNFVRITLGGVRDEAEIRGHRRTYIGAMPGRFIHALRRAKCMNPVILLDEIDKMASDFRGDPASAMLEVLDPEQNHDFTDHFMEVGLDLSRVLFIATANSEGEIPEALRDRMEVVRLPGYYPHEKLQIAGKYLLPRICERTGVKLGEQVSFSDEMINAVMRGWTREAGVRELERVLESAVRHRAKDIVMGKKIKPEVTAKVLQDYLGAPRFLDNQLPEPGRPGVVTGLAWTSVGGEILPIECMLLSGKGQLILTGKLGDVMKESAQIAVSLVRERLQRFGIDPAIVRKTDIHIHVPEGAVPKDGPSAGIALTLCLLSAFTKQPISPDIAFTGEVSLTGACLPIGGLNEKALAALAAGVKTLHLPEGNKKDVAELPEPAKKGLKIYPHKHIDEIVKILFKMPKAAKTAKKA
- a CDS encoding type II toxin-antitoxin system VapC family toxin, translating into MKIYLDNCCYNRPYDDQSHLTISIEAQAKMQIQSLAKAQKLQLASSFILDYENSCNPYTDRKSAITKFLNDNVFDYVGSDKSDVIAINAKKIMTTGVKMKDACHIACAELMNCDYLLSTDKRMLKYKSNSIKLINPIEFLNLISGGAENDN
- a CDS encoding YggS family pyridoxal phosphate-dependent enzyme, which gives rise to MEFTLDEMREHLAALEARIGEACKIAGRSRESVKLVWVSKFHPAEAVENAIALGATDFGENRVQEAELKFSEPRTAKDGSRVRCHVIGPVQSNKLKKAALVADCIHSIASIEAVEKLEKVCAAAANGQGKILDILFQVNAGEEETKSGLDVHEAEAFLNDLAAKAGAAVDGKSENFPHLRFRGLMTIGKNTGVPEDSRECFAFLRGLRDKFLAKGGAFAKFDQLSMGMTLDLEVAIEEGSTMIRVGTALFGERDYSKPVNDPV